DNA sequence from the Pedobacter schmidteae genome:
GTATTTGGGTTCCCCGTAAGCTGGAACAAAAACTTTAGTCAGTATAAGTTTCATGACCTGTATTATATCTACGGTTTTCTGACGCCCAGCAACGATTTTTTAACATCCTATAATGCAGCCGACATCAGGCGTACAGGCTTTAATGTGGATGCACAGGATCCAAACAGGAACCTGAAATTTTCTCATCCTGAATTAATTGATAACCTGATGGTGATTCGCATTTCTGAGATTATGTTAAATAAAGCAGAGGCCGAAGCTTATCAGAACGGGGTTACTACAACAGCGGTTGGGCTTTTGAATAATGTATATCAACGTGTCTTTCCGGCCGGACAAAAGCCTGCACTTTATACGACGGCGGATTTTAATACGAAGGAAAAACTTATTGAACGCATTCTTCAGGAAAGGCTGTGGGAACTGGCATTTGAGGGGCATAGTCGTTTTGATTACATCAGGTCAGGTTTAAAGCCTAATCCGTTATTGCCGGAGAACAAGTATGCCTTTCCGATTCCACAGAGAGAAATAGACATCACCAATGGTTTAATTAAACAAAACCCTGGTTACTAACACAGTAACCTCACAACAATAAAATAAATAAATCTAAAAAACAATGTATAAAAAAGCAGCAGGATTAGTAGTGGCAATATTATTTGCCCTGGGCACGTTGCATGCCCAATCCCCCAGGAGTATCACAGTAAAAGGAAAAGTAAAATTTCCTGATCCAAACGGAAAAATTTATTTAGGCCAGCTAAAAGGAGATGGATTTGACCGCGTATTTAAGGCCATTGACAGTACAGTATTAAAACCCGACAACACTTTCTCTTTTACCATTAAAACCAATAACCCTGATTTTTATCAGATCAGGGTTTATTATAATGACCAGATTGATTTCTGGGCAGACAAAGACAATTTAAAGATAGCCTTCCGTGGGGTGGATACGGCAAAAATTAAAATTAAAAACCCACCACATGTTCATATTGAAGGCTCGGCAGATAATGATGTCATCAACCATGTTAATTATGCTTACTACAGGTATTACCAATTGTCCATTTTGCTCTATAACCAACTTTATCAAGCTGAAATGGTGGCTAAAGATTCACTATGGACGGCAGCCGCTAAAATCAATACCGACAGCCTGAGCATTGATTTTAGGGCAAGGATTAAATACCTCATTGAAATGTATAAAGACAGGCCTACTGTGCTATACGCTTTAAATTTTCTGCGTTGGGAAAGGGATGGAGATTTGATTATGGCTACGTTGGACCACCTGGCGCAAAAATACCCCAACCTGCCCCAGGTAAAAAAACAGAGAGCTGATATTTTAGCCAATATTGCCCAAACTAAAAAAATTGCGAATGGCATGCCGGCACCAGACTTTTCTTATGCTGATTTAAGTGGAAAGAAATGGGGGCCTAAGGATTTCAGGGGAAAATACCTGATCGTTGATTTCTGGGCATCCTGGTGTGGCCCTTGCCGCCAGGAAATCCCTCACCTGAAAGAGGTGTATAAAAAATATAAAGATAAAGGCCTCGAAATTCTGGCCGTTTCTATTGATGCCAAAGCTGACATGTGGAAAAAGGCCCTGAATGAAGAGAAAATGACCTGGACACAGGTCAATGCTCCAGAATCAAAACCGGTAATGAGTTCTTATTTGTTTAATGGCATTCCATTTCTGGTATTGATAGACAAAGAAGGAAGAATTATTGAAAAGGACCTGCGCGGAGAAAGCCTTGATAAAAAACTAAAGGAAATATTTGGTATATAAAAACTGTCAATTAATGAAAATGAAAAGAGTTCTTTTATCAGCAGTACTGAGCTGCACCCTGGTGCTGAGTGCTCATGCGCAAACCCGGGAAATCAATTTTAAGCACGACGCCGCGTTTAAAGAAGTACTGGCCGAGGCCAAAAAACAAAACAAGCTCATCTTTTTTGATGCTTATACTTCCTGGTGCGGCCCGTGTAAAGTAATGGCCAGTACGGTTTTTAAAACCGATAGTGTAGCCGATTTCTTTAACCAGACTTTTGTTAACCTGAAAGTAGATATGGAAAAAGGAGAAGGACCAGATTTAAATAAACGGTTTGAGGTTAGTGCATACCCCACCCTTTTGTTTATAGATGGTGATGGTAACCTGGTCCATAAAATAGTAGGCTCTGCACCAGCCAATGAATTTATGGCCGAATCGCGCAAAGCGCTGGACCCAACACGTACAGTTTACGGCCTTGGTAAAAAATTTAATGCCGGCGACCATTCTGACGAAACAACCATTGCGTACATGACCGCATTGGAAGCAGCTTACGAGCAGGATAAGATGGGCGAGGTTGCCGGAATTTACTTTGATGCCCTGCCCCAGTCTTCCCTGCTGGGGGGCAAAAACTGGACAATGGCAAAACGCTTTCTGTTTGATGTAAGTTCATCCTCTTTCGCTTATTTGCTGAACAACTCGGAAGTACTGGCTTCAAAGTACGGAAAAGGCAAAGTTGAAATGTATTTTAACCAGGTTTTTTATAATGCCATCAGTTCAATAAAAAAAACCTATTCAACCAATGTAGCAGCTGCCGGCAAGAAAGCCAAAGTGATGGAAGATCTGCTCAAAACAGGCAAGGTTCCTTCATCCGAAGACATGCTCGTATCGCTTGAATTAACAAAGTTATCCGGAACCAAACAATGGGATAAATACTGTACCACTTTGGAAAATAAGGCCCATCAACCTACCAGGCCCAGCGCATATACCGTGCTCTGGCCGGCAATGGAAATGGTACGCGACGCACCTGTGAAATATAGCAGCAATGCATTAAAACTAGCTGATTATTACAGCGATGATAAAAACAATCTGAATACCCAGATCCTGGTTTCTGACCTGCGTAAAATGGCAAACAAGAAGCAGGGTAAAATCAAAGAAGCTGAAGCTTTTGCCTTAAACTCCGATAATTTGAGGAAAGAGGCAGCGGCCAAAGGAAGAGGAACCCCTCAAATAATGAAAGATTAACATTCCATTTAATTATTAAAATTTAAAAAAGTAAAAATGAAAAAAATGAAAAAAGTCATCAATTTAATGTTTGCATTTACCCTTGTGGTATGGTTTAGCCCAAAAACTGCTCATGCACAAATGGGCGAAGCGCAGCAGGTTCAATGGGATGTAACCAAGGTAGCTGATTTGAAATTTGATCAGGAAAGCATGTGGGACTTGCTGTCTCAATTGGATATGGTAGCGCTATATACAAAAGGTTATGTTAAATCTGTTGAAATAAAAGGCACAGAACCGCAATTTGAGCGCGTACTTACTTTTGTTGACGGCACTTCCCGCACAGAAAAGTTTGAACAGATAGAACAGGAACACAAATTTTTGGCCTACAGCTTTGCAAAAAACTCGTTGCCGACCGATATTCAGGAAGTATCGATCTGTGTATTTACCAAAGCCAAAGGCAAGGAAACGGAAGTAAAATGGGTGGCCAAAATTACCGGTAAAGATGAGGCTAAAAAAGCCCTGGTTGCCAAGCTTAATGCGGAGTTCGGAAAATATGTGGCCGGACTAACAACCGTGATTGAAAATTCAGTGCCTGCAACTGTAATGGAATAGACAAATTAACAGAAAAGGGCGGTTAGACATAAGGTTTAACCGCCCTTTTTGAACCATACGTATCCCCAACACATAAGTTGTACTATCTTTGCAAGATGAAAATCCCGATATACAGTTCCAGGTACTTTATCGGCATAGGAATCTTTATTTTCTTGTGCTTTACGGGGATATGGTTTTTTATGTCGGGTAAACTCAGTAAACGGGCCGAACAGATTAGTATTGACCTTGCGACAAAGACTTATGAGCTCAAATCAAATGTAATCCATAACGAATTTAACAGGCTTATAAAAGGGATCGAAAACCTAGAAGCCATCCTCCCTGAATTTCATTCAACAGCAGATTTTATAAAACGACGCAAAATTGTAGAAGCCCTGTTGCTTAGCCATCCTGCTGCGAATAAAGGCTGGTACACGATCATCAATAAGCAGGACACCATTTACAGCACCGTTGAGAAGAGTGGGCAGATCTATCTTGATAGACCTGCCCCACAATATCAGAAAGACTGGAACCAAAATAAGCTGATCTCGATAGCAGATACTTTGCATTGGCTGGTGGGTACAAAACACCAGCTTTCGAATACTGAAACCCTCATTTTCGGCCTCGACATCAACCTGAAAGAATTGCAGAATTATTTATCAGGTATTGATCCGGCAGGCCGTGCCTCCGCTTCAGTAATTGATGAAACCGGAACTTATGTCATCAATCCGGCAGAAAAATTAATAGGTACAAAGATGGGGGTTCCGGTCAGGCTCTCGCCCATCACCAGGCGGCTCAAAGACAGCATCAGTACCTACGAAATTGTAATGTCTCCTGTTTTGGAGATTCCTGTATTTCGTTATTACACACCACTGAACATTTCGTCTATGAAGTGGACAATGGTGCTGGACACAGCAGCACTGAATGTAGATGAGGATGTAAAGGACATCGAAAAATACCTGATCGCCATGTTCATCTCGGCGGCCCTGATCATCCTCCTGCTGATCGCCTGGGCGCAGGCCAAATGGCAAAAAGAATTTATGTTAAGGCAACAGGTTGAAACAAAACGCCAGCAGCTTTCCATTGAAAAACAGGAGCTGAGCCTGGTTGCCGAACGCCAGCAAAAAGACAATGCCCTCCTGCAGCTCAACGCACTGAAACAAAAAGTAAACCCTCATTTTCTTTTCAATTCCTTAAGCTCATTAAATGCGCTGATAGAGAAAAATCCCGAACTGGCAAAATCCTTTGTCCTTAAATTATCAAGGGTATACCGCTATGTACTGGAGTCGTACCCCAACGGGTTGGCCACCGTTACCGAAGAGCTCCGTTTTGCCAATGAATATTTTTTTCTGCTGAAAATTAGATTTGGAGATGCCCTGGAGCCCATGGGCATACAGATCTCGGATGCTCACCTGAACCAACGCATCCCCTTTATGAGTTTGCAAACCCTAATAGAGAATGCAGTAAAGCACAACATGCTGTCGAAAGCAAAGCCACTTCAAATCAATATAAAAAGTACAGAGGATTGTATTGAGGTAACCAACAACCTTCAGTTGCGTAACGATGTAAAAGACTCGGGCAAACAAGGCTTAAATTATTTACAAAGCACATATGCCTATTTTGGCAACACCAGATTGAGGTACGGTGCCGAAGGGGATCTGTATAGATGTTACCTTCCATTGATAAAGCCCGAAAGCGTTTAACACAGAAATAACGTCAAATTAACAATTTTTTCACTCCCTTAAACTGCGCGTTCACACTACTGAATATGCGGGTTCACCCCCTGCCGCTTCCTAATCAGCAAACAATCAGGCATTTTAGATGTATGATTTTGAATAAAACTTCATTTGTAGCTGTAGCGATTTTGATTTTTGGCCTGGGTGTAAAGGCACAAATCCCTAAGAAACTTCCTAAAAAAGAACCTGTTAAAAAGGTAAGTGCCGATTCTTTAAAAAAGAAAACGGCACAGGATACCACTAAAAAAAGCACTTTAAAAGATTATAAAACACTTTTAAAACAAGCAAAAACGATCAACGGGGTTTTTAAAGTACATCAGGTAGAAACCGACTATTACTTCGAAATTCCATTTAAATTAATGGATAAAGACTTTTTACTGGTCAACAAACTATCCTCGGTCCCTTTGGCCATCAATGAGGCCGGCGTAAATAAAGGGATGAACTATGAAAACAAGGTCATTCGTTTTTATCCCAACCGACTGGCCAAAACAGTATGGGTAAAAACCATCGTGCCACAGGTAGAATCGCCCGCAGGTGATGCCATTACCCAATCGGTAAAAGACAATTTTACAGGTTCGGTAATTGAACAGTTTAAAATTGAAGCTTACTCTCCCGATTCATCAGCAGTAGTGATCAAAGTAAATAAAGTATTTGACGGTACAGAAAAAAGCTTTAATGATGTATTTAACGGCATAGGCCTGGGTACCAGCCCGAAGCCTTCCTTATCGGCCATTGAAAAAATTAAAGGTTTTCCGCAAAATCTGGTGATACGATCGTTGCTTAGCACTTCCGTAACTGAAGGGCAAAGCACCATAGCCATCAGTGTGGCTGTAACGACCAATTTATTATTGCTGCCCGAGAGGCCGATGAAACCCCGGTTTGCCGACAACCGCGTAGGTTATTTCAGCACACCAAGATGGTATTTTTCGGATACGCAGCAAAAGCTGGAAACCAGACAGCTCATTACCAAATGGAACCTGGTACCGAAGCCGGCCGACCGCGCGCGTTATTTAAGAGGCGAACTGGTTGAACCCGAGAAACCGATTATTTATTACATAGACCCTGCTACACCAAGACAATGGGTACCTTATATTGTGGACGGCATACACGATTGGCAAAAAGCTTTTGAAGCCGCAGGTTTTAAAAATGCCATTCAGGCGAAACTGGTTACCGACACGGCCGACTTTGATGCCGACGATGTCCGTTATTCGGTAGTTACCTATGCGGCATCGCCAAAGTCCAATGCTATGGGCCCATCGGTGGTAGATCCCCGCTCGGGCGAAATCCTGGAATCGGATGTCATCTGGTGGCACAACGTCATGACCTCACTACAGTATTGGATGCGCGTGCAAACCGGTATTATTGATACAGACGCCAGAAAAAACAATTTTAGCGTAGAAAAAATGGGTCATGCCATCCGTTTTGTCTCCTCGCACGAAATTGGCCATACCTTGGGTCTAAAACACAACATGGGCTCATCATTTGCCTATCCGGTAGATTCCCTGCGTTCGGCAAGTTATACAGCCAGGATGGGCGGCACCGCTCCTTCTATTATGGACTATGCACGTTTTAATTATGTTGCGCAGCCCGAAGACCAGGTAAAAAACATTACTCCACAAATTGGTGTATACGATAAATACGCCATTGCCTGGGGGTACCGCTGGCTGGATACACAAGATCCACGGAAGGAACTGGAAATTCAGAAAGGATGGATTGCCCAGCACCAGAATGATCCTTTGTACCACTATGGCGAACAACAGGAAAGCTTAAACGTGGTAGACCCAAGGGCACAGTCGGAGGACCTGGGCGATAATGCCATGAAAGCAGGCGAATATGGCATGAAAAACCTGCGCAAACTGATCCCACAGATTAAGGATTGGGCTGCAGAACCTGGCGATTCTTATTACCAGGCCGGTAAATTATATATGGCAGCTGTTTGGCAGTGGAATACTTATGCCGATCACGTAATGGCCAATATAGGTGGGTACTATCTGGAAAACCCGGTAGCTGGCGATGGTAAAAAGGCTTATACACCGGTTCCGAAAGCCATACAGGAAGATGCTATGGCCTACCTGAAGAAAGAGATTTTTAACCTGCCCGACTGGTTGTTTAAACCCGAATTGTTAGACAATACCTTTGCCATTAAAGATACCCCGCTTGGCCCTTACGAGTACGGCCCTTATAATTTGAAACGTGAGCAACAGTATGGATTAATGTACAGCCTGGTTGGCGACGAACGTTTGCTAAGGCTATTGGAAATGGAGTCTATCCATGGAAAAGACAAAGTATATACGGTTTCGCAATTGCTGAAAGACATCAGAGAAACAGCATTTAAACAGACCATAAATGGCAAATCGCTAAGCCTGGCCGAACGCCAGACCGAGCAGAACTACGTAGATGTTTTGATGGTAAGTGCCGATAAACTGATGGAAAAGGTCAATAAAAAAGCACTTCAGCCAGTTGGCACAACTTTAAAAAATAATTTACCTGAACTGTGCGACCTCACCCCACGCGCTTTTAGAGAAGACAGGCCAGCTTATACCAACGAGGCGCTGAAAAACGTATTTGTGAACTCCATGACCAGAACATCGGATGTAGCTTCAGCTAAAAGAGGCGAACTGATGAAAATCCTGGCCTTGTTGGAGAAGAACAAAACAAAAGGCGACTACGAAACCCAAAACCATCATATGGATCTCATTTTAAGAATCAGGCAAAGCTTAAAAATCAATTAAACCATTAACTATCAATAAATTTGCAAAAATGAATAAATTTTTACTACTTCTTTTACTGCTGGGTACAGCCTTTACCGGTTATACCCAGGAGCAAACCACAGTGACCGGACAGGTGCTGTCGGCCGAAGACGGAAAACCAATACCGGGAGCATCGGTCTTTGTAGATAAATCAGGCATTGGCGAACAGTCGAGCCCTGGTGTAATTCAAAATTCAGTAATTGGTGCCATGACCGACGCCAATGGTCATTTCAGCTTAAAAGTTCCGGCCGGAACAACTTATTTAAAAGTAAGCTATCTGGGCTATACCAGTACACTGGTAGACATCAGGAACAAAACCAAAGTTACAGTTAGCCTGAAAAATGACGATAACGTACTAAGCGAGGTCATTGTAAACGGATATACTGACATCTCCAAGCGTAAAAACACTACATCTATTGCGAAAGTAGAATACGAAAACATTCGCCAGAATGGTGTTGCCGGAGTAGATCAGATGCTGGAAGGACAGATTGCCGGCGTATCAGTAGGTACTTTAAACGGCGGCCCCGGTGCAGCACCAAAAATTAAAATCCGTGGTACAGTTTCCTTAAATGGAACACAAGATCCGCTATGGGTATTGGACGGCCTTCCTTTGGAAGGAACCAATCTGCCCAACAACATTACCGACAAAGACAATATAGATCAGCTGCGTAATTTGCCAATTGCAGGCTTAAACCCTGATGATATTGCCGACATTACCATCCTTAAGGATGCTGCTGCTACCGCTATTTATGGAGCCAGAGCCGCAAATGGAGTAATTGTCATTACCACTAAGAAGGGTAAAAAAGGCCCGATGGCGGTCAATTTTACCGCCAATACTTTTATTACTGAACGTCCCGACCTGTCGAAACTTAACCTGATGAACTCCAATCAAAAGGTAGATTTTGAATTGGGTATGGCATCAAGACCAGATCTTATTTACAGAGATAATCAGGGTTCGGTAGCCAGAATTTTAAACAAAAGCGGCGAGCTGAACAATTACCGTACAGGTGGTTTTGCAGGCTTAACACAAGCTACTCAGGATGCCATCAACGCATTAAGAGGCAACAATACCAATTGGGGCAAAGAATTGTATCAGGCAGCAGTTAACCAACAGTATGGATTAAGCCTTTCGGGCGGTAACGACCAGGCCAACTATTACTTCTCCTCTGGTTATTATAACGAAAAAGGTACCACCATCGGCACCGGAATGGAACGTTATAACATTACTTTGAAGACTGATTTTAACATCTCTCAGAAACTGAAAGCTGGTGTTGCCGTATTTGGGGCAAAAACAAAACGTAAAAACTACCTGGTTGATCCAGATGGATATACCAATGTAAGCACTTACTCCAGAAATGTAAACCCATACCAAACCATCAGAGATGCCAATGGCAATTATGCTTATGATTTAGACATTTTGGGTACGGTTAACGGCGATGTTTACCTGCCTTACAACTTTTTGGAGGAACGTGCAAATACACGTTATACCCTGGACAATAAGAGTGTAAAAACGATTATGGACCTGAGCTATGAGATCAACAAAAACCTGAACATACGCACGGAGTTTGGTTTGCAGTTTGAAGATACAGGTGTAGAAAAATATGCGGGACAGGAAAGTTACAACACCCGTAAATTGAGACAAGCGAGCAGTTACTTTAACTCAAGTCTGGGTAAAACGGATTATTTTTTACCTGCAGGAGGTGTAATTACCAATCAGGGGACTAGTTTTTTCCAATACAACTGGAAATCGATTTTGGAATACAAAAAGGTTTTCAATGAAAAACATGAGGTTGAAGCCCTTGCCGGATCGGAGCTCAGAAGAACATACAATGAAGATATCATTACCAGGGGATTTGGTTTTAATGAACGTACACTGACCAACCAGAATATTGTATTCCCTAATGCCGACTTTGCTGCCAATAACAGGTTCCGTGCTTATGAGAAATTAAAACTGGAAAATGCCTATGCTTCATTTTACGGAACATTGTCGTATACATACAACAGGAAATATACCTTGTACGGAAGTATCCGCTACGATGGGTCAGATTTGTTCGGTGTAGATCCAAAATACAGGTACCTACCTATATACTCTGTTTCAGGGGCCTGGAATGCCAAAGAAGAACAGTTTATTAAAGACATCAACTGGATTTCGAACTTACGCCTGCGTAGTTCATATGGTATCCAGGGTAATATTGACAAAAACACTTCGCCATTTGTAGTTGGCCGCTACGGTACCTCCAACATTCTGCCTGGTGGAAACCAGCCTATAATTTCGGTTGAAAACCCACCTAATAATAAGTTACGTTGGGAAAAAACAACAACTTTTAACGCTGGTTTAGACCTGGGCTTATTTAACAATGTTGTACAGGTGACCTTTGATTATTACAACCGCGACAGTAAAGATTTGATTGGTACCCAGGCATTGCAACTGGAAAACGGTTTCGACTTTACCAATGCCAACTTTGCAAAAGTAAACAACAAAGGTTTGGAGCTGAGTATTTCGACCAGAAACATTCGCACCAATGATTTCCAATGGTCAACCGACTTCAACATCGCCAAAAACAAGAGTAAAGTAATTCAGGAAAAAGTTCGCCCAAATCAGCTGACCCCATCAAGAGAAGGTTACCCTGTGGGTGCAGTATTTGTGTTAAAAACTGCCGGCCTGGATGCCAATGGAATTCCACAATTTATGAAAGATGGTCAGGTGCTTTCGCTGGAGAAATTTTATAACCTGTATGATCCATGGGCGGATTTCTTCCCTGGCGAGCTGACCAATACGGCCTTGAGCAATGAGGAATTCAGAAACCTGTTTACTTATGCCGGCGACCGCGATCCTAAATTTAGCGGAGGTATTACCAATCGTTTCCGTTATGGCAATTTTGATTTTGCTGCCACAGCGATCTTCAACCTTGGCCAAACCGTTGTAGCCACACCACCATACAATCCGGCACAGGTAGACAGGGGCAGAAATTACTCGACCAATATCACGAATGTATGGTCGCCAGCCAATACGGGCAGTACCTTACCCGGAATTTTTGGTAAAGACAGTTTTGATGGCGAAAGGTATATGGCTTATAACTGGCTCACCGGCTTTGATGCCAGCCGTTCTTACAACAACCTGGACCTTTTTGCAAAAAAGATGAGTTATATGCGCATCAGCAGCTTGCGCATGGGTTATACCCTGCCAACTGCCATCTCAGGAAAAGTTAAAGCAAACACTTTAAGAATAAGCGTTGAAGCCAGAAACCCATTTGTGATCAGTACCGGTTATAAAGGATACTTTGATCCGGAAACTTATGGAAACATCTATGCTCAGCCCATTTCAAGAAGCATATCTATTGGTTTAAATGCCACTTTTTAATCAACAATCAGATGAACAAGATTTTAAAATTATCTGCTGTATTGATGCTAATCTTATCAGTAAGCAGCTGTAAAAAATACCTCGATATAGAACCTGTAGGCAGAGTAATACCCACTACTGCGGAAGATTTCAGGGCATTATTAAACGCAGGATATTCCGGCTTCTCGCAACATAAATCATTATTGGCCCTTCGTACAGACGAGTTGGTGCTAAACGAATTTAGTGACGATTTCCCTACCTATCGCGATCTGTATAAATGGAATGATGCCAACCCTGATGCCTTAACCTCTCAGTTTCCTTACATCACCTTTTACAGAAGTATATTTAATGCCAATACCGTTATTTCTGATGTAGAGAACAGGGCCGGAAAAACTACAGAAACCGCACAGCTTAAAGGTGAGGCTTATTTATTACGCGCCTACAACCATTTTGAACTGTTAAATATGTACGCCAAGCCCTACGATAAAAATACGGCAGCAACAGATCGTGGAGTTCCACAATCGTTGGTAGTAGATTTGGAACATGTGTACACGCCTGCTACCATAGCCGTAGTATACGACCAGATATTGGCTGACATTGCAGAGGGACAAAAACTATTGAATACAAAAAACTTTGAAGCCGGTAAAAATTACCGCTTTACTACCCGTGCTGCTTTTGCTTTATTGGCCAGGGTACGCCAATTTAGAGGTGAATATGCTGAGGCCTTAAAAGCCAGTCAGGATGCACTCGCCTTAGACAACCAACTGGAAGATTTAAATGCTACTCCTTCGGTACTTCCAAATAACTACTTATCTAAAGAAAACATCATGTCAATGGAATCTCCGCTGAACAACAGTGTAAGCAGAATAGGTAGAATTTCGCCACATCTGCTGGGCCTATATAATCAGACAGGTGATCTGCGTTTCGCTAAATATTTTACCAAATCGGGGAGCAACTATGTTTCGGCCAAAAGTGCTACCGATGCAACAAAGATTTCGTTCCGCAATGGAGAACTATATCTTATACAGGCAGAAGCTGCCCTGCAAACCAACAATCAACCGCTGGCCTTACAGAGTTTACTAGCCCTGAAAGCAAAACGGTTAACACCTGCTTACTATACCACGGAAGCAACCAGAATAACTGCATTGGATAAAGCTGGTCTTTTACAGGAAATTTTGGCAGAAAGAGAACGCGAACTGGCCCTGGAAGGTCACCGTTGGTATGATTTAAGACGTTACGGACAACCCGAGCTGAAACATACTGTTGAAGGTACCATATACACTTTAACCAAGAACGATCCAAGATACACCATTCGCTTTCCAAAAGATGCGGTTGACAACAATCCGAATTTAAAATAGCCTGTTCAAAGGGTACAAATACTTCAACTCCGGTCTGTCTTTTTTCAGACCGGAGTTTTTTTTTTACTTTTACGCTCTAGCATAAAAGCAATGAGGGTATTAATTATTGAGGATGAAGAACTTGCGGCAGACACGCTGCAAAATATCCTTATGGACATTAATCCCAATATACAGGTGCTGGCCATTCTGGGAACGGTTGAAGCCGCTGTAAGCTGGCTAAAAAAGAATAATGCCGATCTGTTGTTTATGGACATCCATCTGGGTGATGGCGAAAGTTTCCAGATTTTTCAGCAGGTAGCGGTAGACAGCCCCGTAATTTTTACTACAGCTTACGACCAGTATACCTTAAAGGCTTTTAAAAACCAGGGAATAGACTATCTGTTGAAACCTTTTGATGAAGAAGATGTGCGCGGTGCATTGGCCAAACTCAATTCCATTCGTAAGGCATCCGAATTGCCACTACAGCAAGTCCTGACAAAAGAGCATACTCCAACCAGCAAACTGCGTAACCGCTTTATGGTAAAAATGGGCCAGCTCATCAAAACCGTGCAATCGGACGATGTAGCCTATTTTATGGCCGAAGACAAATACCTGTTCCTGGTGACCAAAGACCAGCAGAACTACATCATCGAAGAAACCATTAGTAGCCTGGAACCGCAACTGGACCATTCCGATTTTTTCCGTATCAACAGAAAATTCATCATCAATATCAGCGCCATCAAAGAGATGTATAAGCTATCCAGAAACCGGGTAAGGGTGGTACTAAACCCCGCTCCTGCCCATGGCATTGAAGTGATTGTAAGTGAGGAACGTGCCGAAGCCTTTAAAAACTGGCTGGACCAATAAGCTTATTTCTCGACTCCGGCGGAGCTGAATTGCAAATCGTACAATTTCTTGTAATAACCATTCAATTTC
Encoded proteins:
- a CDS encoding sensor histidine kinase, which translates into the protein MKIPIYSSRYFIGIGIFIFLCFTGIWFFMSGKLSKRAEQISIDLATKTYELKSNVIHNEFNRLIKGIENLEAILPEFHSTADFIKRRKIVEALLLSHPAANKGWYTIINKQDTIYSTVEKSGQIYLDRPAPQYQKDWNQNKLISIADTLHWLVGTKHQLSNTETLIFGLDINLKELQNYLSGIDPAGRASASVIDETGTYVINPAEKLIGTKMGVPVRLSPITRRLKDSISTYEIVMSPVLEIPVFRYYTPLNISSMKWTMVLDTAALNVDEDVKDIEKYLIAMFISAALIILLLIAWAQAKWQKEFMLRQQVETKRQQLSIEKQELSLVAERQQKDNALLQLNALKQKVNPHFLFNSLSSLNALIEKNPELAKSFVLKLSRVYRYVLESYPNGLATVTEELRFANEYFFLLKIRFGDALEPMGIQISDAHLNQRIPFMSLQTLIENAVKHNMLSKAKPLQINIKSTEDCIEVTNNLQLRNDVKDSGKQGLNYLQSTYAYFGNTRLRYGAEGDLYRCYLPLIKPESV
- a CDS encoding zinc-dependent metalloprotease, whose product is MILNKTSFVAVAILIFGLGVKAQIPKKLPKKEPVKKVSADSLKKKTAQDTTKKSTLKDYKTLLKQAKTINGVFKVHQVETDYYFEIPFKLMDKDFLLVNKLSSVPLAINEAGVNKGMNYENKVIRFYPNRLAKTVWVKTIVPQVESPAGDAITQSVKDNFTGSVIEQFKIEAYSPDSSAVVIKVNKVFDGTEKSFNDVFNGIGLGTSPKPSLSAIEKIKGFPQNLVIRSLLSTSVTEGQSTIAISVAVTTNLLLLPERPMKPRFADNRVGYFSTPRWYFSDTQQKLETRQLITKWNLVPKPADRARYLRGELVEPEKPIIYYIDPATPRQWVPYIVDGIHDWQKAFEAAGFKNAIQAKLVTDTADFDADDVRYSVVTYAASPKSNAMGPSVVDPRSGEILESDVIWWHNVMTSLQYWMRVQTGIIDTDARKNNFSVEKMGHAIRFVSSHEIGHTLGLKHNMGSSFAYPVDSLRSASYTARMGGTAPSIMDYARFNYVAQPEDQVKNITPQIGVYDKYAIAWGYRWLDTQDPRKELEIQKGWIAQHQNDPLYHYGEQQESLNVVDPRAQSEDLGDNAMKAGEYGMKNLRKLIPQIKDWAAEPGDSYYQAGKLYMAAVWQWNTYADHVMANIGGYYLENPVAGDGKKAYTPVPKAIQEDAMAYLKKEIFNLPDWLFKPELLDNTFAIKDTPLGPYEYGPYNLKREQQYGLMYSLVGDERLLRLLEMESIHGKDKVYTVSQLLKDIRETAFKQTINGKSLSLAERQTEQNYVDVLMVSADKLMEKVNKKALQPVGTTLKNNLPELCDLTPRAFREDRPAYTNEALKNVFVNSMTRTSDVASAKRGELMKILALLEKNKTKGDYETQNHHMDLILRIRQSLKIN
- a CDS encoding thioredoxin family protein; this translates as MKMKRVLLSAVLSCTLVLSAHAQTREINFKHDAAFKEVLAEAKKQNKLIFFDAYTSWCGPCKVMASTVFKTDSVADFFNQTFVNLKVDMEKGEGPDLNKRFEVSAYPTLLFIDGDGNLVHKIVGSAPANEFMAESRKALDPTRTVYGLGKKFNAGDHSDETTIAYMTALEAAYEQDKMGEVAGIYFDALPQSSLLGGKNWTMAKRFLFDVSSSSFAYLLNNSEVLASKYGKGKVEMYFNQVFYNAISSIKKTYSTNVAAAGKKAKVMEDLLKTGKVPSSEDMLVSLELTKLSGTKQWDKYCTTLENKAHQPTRPSAYTVLWPAMEMVRDAPVKYSSNALKLADYYSDDKNNLNTQILVSDLRKMANKKQGKIKEAEAFALNSDNLRKEAAAKGRGTPQIMKD
- a CDS encoding TlpA disulfide reductase family protein; translation: MYKKAAGLVVAILFALGTLHAQSPRSITVKGKVKFPDPNGKIYLGQLKGDGFDRVFKAIDSTVLKPDNTFSFTIKTNNPDFYQIRVYYNDQIDFWADKDNLKIAFRGVDTAKIKIKNPPHVHIEGSADNDVINHVNYAYYRYYQLSILLYNQLYQAEMVAKDSLWTAAAKINTDSLSIDFRARIKYLIEMYKDRPTVLYALNFLRWERDGDLIMATLDHLAQKYPNLPQVKKQRADILANIAQTKKIANGMPAPDFSYADLSGKKWGPKDFRGKYLIVDFWASWCGPCRQEIPHLKEVYKKYKDKGLEILAVSIDAKADMWKKALNEEKMTWTQVNAPESKPVMSSYLFNGIPFLVLIDKEGRIIEKDLRGESLDKKLKEIFGI